From Cydia pomonella isolate Wapato2018A chromosome 26, ilCydPomo1, whole genome shotgun sequence, one genomic window encodes:
- the LOC133532009 gene encoding pyruvate dehydrogenase (acetyl-transferring) kinase, mitochondrial has product MRLAGTIFSNVTKMLDFYAQFNPSPLSIKQFIDFGLNACEKKSYIFLRKELPVRLANIMKEIALLPENLLRMPSVGLVNQWYERSFAEIIRFEKMDPEQKVLSEFCERLVHIRNRHADVVQTMAQGVLELKESHEVDCGVEHSIQYFLDRFYMSRISIRMLINQHTILFGEQPVGAKQASVNGMGNGGRHIGCIDPACDVAGVVRDAYENARFLCDRYYLASPELVLLQCGVPSERPMPVVYVPSHLYHMLFELFKNAMRATMESHESCPPPITVNIVPGKEDVSVKMSDLGGGIPRSVSDLLFKYMYSTAPQPSKSDSHTVPLAGYGYGLPISRLYARYFHGDLTLMSCEGHGTDAVIYLKALSNEANELLPIFNKTSTKFYRPSAQLADWSGSLHTAGAAKGSREKVSPLSHSVA; this is encoded by the exons GTTTAAACGCGTGCGAAAAGAAATCATACATATTCCTTAGAAAGGAGCTACCAGTaag ACTGGCGAACATAATGAAAGAGATAGCGCTACTGCCCGAAAACCTTCTTCGGATGCCTTCAGTCGGCCTCGTGAACCAGTGGTACGAGCGCTCCTTCGCCGAGATCATACGGTTTGAGAAGATGGATCCAGAGCAGAAGGTGCTTAGCGA ATTCTGCGAGAGACTAGTCCACATCCGTAACCGGCATGCGGACGTTGTCCAGACCATGGCGCAAGGAGTCCTAGAGCTGAAGGAATCACATGAAGTTGACTGTGGAGTGGAACACTCCATACAATACTTCCTCGACCGGTTCTATATGAGCCGCATCTCTATCAGGATGCTGATCAACCAACACA CAATCCTCTTCGGCGAACAACCAGTAGGCGCTAAACAGGCGTCGGTCAACGGCATGGGAAATGGGGGCAGACATATCGGGTGCATCGACCCCGCGTGCGACGTCGCGGGCGTCGTGCGGGACGCGTACGAGAACGCGAGGTTCCTCTGCGACAGGTACTACCTGGCGTCGCCGGAGCTGGTGCTGCTGCAGTGCGGAG TTCCCAGCGAGCGCCCAATGCCCGTGGTGTACGTGCCGTCCCATCTCTACCACATGCTCTTCGAGCTGTTCAAGAATGCCATGAGGGCCACCATGGAGAGTCACGAGAGCTGTCCGCCGCCTATCACTGTCAACATTGTTCCTGGGAAAGAAGATGTTTCTGTTAAG atgTCAGACCTCGGCGGGGGCATACCTCGCAGCGTATCGGATCTCCTGTTCAAGTACATGTACAGTACAGCGCCACAGCCATCGAAGTCAGACTCGCATACCGTACCGCTGGCCG GCTACGGGTACGGGCTGCCCATCTCGCGGCTGTACGCGCGCTACTTCCACGGCGACCTCACGCTCATGTCGTGCGAGGGCCACGGCACCGACGCCGTCATCTATCTGAAG GCGCTCTCAAACGAAGCCAACGAGCTGCTCCCAATCTTCAACAAGACGTCGACGAAGTTCTACCGGCCGTCCGCGCAGCTGGCGGACTGGTCGGGCAGCCTGCACACCGCCGGCGCGGCCAAGGGCAGCCGCGAGAAGGTCTCCCCTCTGTCGCACAGTGTGGCGTAA